The Lathyrus oleraceus cultivar Zhongwan6 chromosome 5, CAAS_Psat_ZW6_1.0, whole genome shotgun sequence genome includes the window CATCTTGCTCAACATCTTGTTGTGATACAAGTTTTAACAAAAATGTTGTCAATCATAAAAACACAGAATTAACATGTATGGTTATGATAAAGTTGACAATTGACAGAATTTGGATAGAGTACTATAGTACTCATTCTCATATTCGTGGTTGGAAAAAATTCTCGTACCTGAGCTCATAACCGCTTGGGTACCAACATTAGCATCGTATTTGTGCCCTCTTGGTATGTAATTACTAATACACGTACCTGATACCCACAtttctaataaaaataaatatatcaaGTCTAAAATATCATATCATTTTATGTTTTTAAAATCATTAAAAagttttcaaaaaatttattattGAATTATGAAATAAACAAATATTTATATTAAATAGGTAATGGTTTAACATTAATGTATTCttaaaaattgataaaaaaaaatatttttatataataatataaattaaaatatataaataaatgTATTATGCAGGTATAGGACAAAGTTGATACTAAAATGCTCATATCCGCTTATTTAAATGAGTAATTATCCGAACTCATGTTAATATCTATTTTACGGATTTTTATGATATTCATTGTGGATTTTTGTAGATACTGATTTGGGATAACTCAAATTGATATGTTTAATTTATATTATAGAATATCAAAAATagtattttaattttaataaaaaaaatattaaaaaaacttatattatttaaaaatcgatttataaaatttatttttgaaattaaaagaaaatttttattttttaaaagttGAAATAAATAGATCTAATATTGTACATTAAATTTATAATagatttttaaatatttattttattaagtcGTAACATATGATCGTGTGTGTGAAATtaaatttaataaatattttaattgATTGAAACTCAAATCAAATATTTCAGTGTTCGATCTCAATATAACTATCTAGCGCGATTAAGCTGAAAATAAATATAAAGTCAATGTGagaaaaatgattaaaaataagaaaagaaagTAAAATACCTGAAGAAAGAAACGGTGGGAGTGTGTGCAGTAAAGCAGATAAGCACGTGGTGATGACACATTGATAAGAACCAAAACCTTAACCTTAACCTCACCATTCCACTTCTCTCTCTTTACTCATTCTTTGCCGACCCTGCCCATTCCACTCCCACCTTCCTTTGTCACCCACAACCAAGCAAAGAACAATCACAATCACAATCACAATCACAGTTacaatttatattattatattattattttctCAATCAATTCAATTCTCTAACCACCATGGAAATGGTTTCTAAAGAACCTCATATGTCTATTGCCGCTTCTTCTATGTTTCCTGGTTTCAGATTCTGTCCTACAGACGAAGAGTTGATTTCTTATTACCTCAGGAAGAAGTTGGATGGTCATGAAGAAAGTGTTCAAGTTATTTCTGAAGTTGAGCTTTGTACATATGAACCTTGGGATTTACCAGGTTACACAACACAACGCTCttctcttgtttttatttttgtttcaGTTTCTTTGTCTTGTTTTGTGTTTTGTTGGATGGATGTTACTAAATTGTTGTGTGGTTGATTAGCGGTTTTGTTTCTGCCTTTTCAACTGTTTGTTTTTATTATTAACTGATGTAGACTTGACAGTTTATTCATTTTGATTGTGTTTTTAGAACCATGTTTGTTTCAACTCTATTGCTCACTTATATCAATAATAAAACTATGTTTTGATTTGAGCATTGAAAATGTGATTTGGTGGGACCACGGAGATTCTTATTTGTATTTTGTTTACATGTAAATTCCGTTTTAGGAGATTAATAAATAAACAGATAGAACTTTCTTGTTGATGCAAGACTTATGCTGGATATTTACTTGCATCTAATTAATGCATTCCATGAACTTTATATATATTTGTTTGAGTAGTTTCCTTGTCACTATACTCATTCGCCATCCCTACACTGAGATACGAGACACAACACTGATACTGCATAGAAACACGACACTGACACGTTAACACTAACACTAATAATAATTTGAGAAATGTTGTTTTGAGTAATCATTAGTATTATCGGAAGAAATGCTGTTTGTGAACATTTAAGAAACATGCATCTCCTTGATTCGTGACACGTTCCATGTTTTAAGAAAATGGAACACGCGGAAACAAACTAGCTTTGTGTCTTGTAAGTAAGAGTAAGATAAAAGTAAGAGTAATTAAAACTGTTTTGTTATGCATGTTTGAATATATGTCATTAATTCAACAGAAATTTTGAAGAACTGACTGATTAGTATTTGCTTGAAACCAGCCAAATCATTCATTCAATCAGATAACGAGTGGTTCTTCTTCTCTCCCCGTGGACGGAAGTATCCAAATGGTTCACAGAGTAAAAGAGCTACTGAATGTGGATATTGGAAAGCCACTGGAAAAGAGCGTAACGTGAAATCAGGTCCTAACGTCATAGGCACGAAGCGAACTTTGGTGTTTCACTTAGGTCGTGCACCTAAAGGCGAAAGGACAGAATGGATTATGCATGAGTACTGCATCAGTGACAGGTCTCCGGTGGGTAATAATCATCACCTGAATGTGTCCTTACTCCTGATATGAATGGTAACAAACAAGAGAGATTCATAAATTCTATGTTGTGTTTGTTATTTGTTTCAGGATTCTTTGGTTGTTTGTCGCCTCAAGAGGAACACCGAGTTCCGTCTGAACGATACTTCGAATAGAGCCTCGTCAAGTCAAATAAACCAAGTACATTCACATGAAAGTGACTGCGCTGTCTCAGAAGGAGCTACAGATCAAAGGGAAATAGGCGCACATGAACAAGAAAAGGAGGTTGATGGTAGTTCCAAGCGGGGAAGCAGCAGTTATGGTTCTCCTTCAATGGAACAAAATGATTCCGTGTCTGAATCTAATCAGCGACCAGCTACTGACGCTACTTTGACAGACTCTTCGGGCCACCTAAAGGTATAAATAAGCTCATGTTTGAATTCGGTGAGATGAAAGAAGTGATTCTATAAACATAATTGATTCTAAATATGTCTCAACATAGTTT containing:
- the LOC127086659 gene encoding NAC domain-containing protein 40, which produces MEMVSKEPHMSIAASSMFPGFRFCPTDEELISYYLRKKLDGHEESVQVISEVELCTYEPWDLPAKSFIQSDNEWFFFSPRGRKYPNGSQSKRATECGYWKATGKERNVKSGPNVIGTKRTLVFHLGRAPKGERTEWIMHEYCISDRSPDSLVVCRLKRNTEFRLNDTSNRASSSQINQVHSHESDCAVSEGATDQREIGAHEQEKEVDGSSKRGSSSYGSPSMEQNDSVSESNQRPATDATLTDSSGHLKMDEEDCYAEILKNDIIKLDESSMSQAAQTRANDLPQSHPCQGTAQRRIRLRVPKSTHAQQGVRFTRTMHESKSSFFDSVSNRLMIFAFFVFTLMAIFYWSLLDGHEQVRNIVGKFPE